A genomic window from Oceanobacillus timonensis includes:
- a CDS encoding PcsB-like coiled-coil domain-containing protein, translated as MKKSFLLAIVMIVGFMSSSIIPVQAETADDLEEIRDQRSDVKTELSDSEQQVASVLEELEQLKSEIASKENELEEKQQDIDETDQQIDALLDDIVVLEDEMEELEEKIEERFEILQDRMVAVQQSGGDINYLEVLFGAQSFEDFISRANAVNKIADSDAKLIEQQETDIASLEDKQKEETEKMSALNDLKDDQSTAKENMEVALADSNAQKDDLETKQSDLEALVEDLEITDSQLASLEADTQAELAAAEEKAKEEEAAKLAAEEEKAAEKEEAENEEETKIHQEKETSVASKTITNEPEEEEKEEKEEKEEASAENNTSEKKEEPKEETKDNDKEKSSEPKEQSTEKEEKSSSKEEESSNKEESSGKTFTVSSTAYTADCSGCTGLTTTGFDLNKNAGAKVIAVDSSVIPLGSVVEVEGYGVAVARDTGGAINGNKIDVFYSDESQAHSWGRKDVKVTILR; from the coding sequence TTGAAGAAATCATTTTTGCTAGCGATAGTAATGATAGTTGGTTTCATGAGTTCAAGTATTATACCAGTTCAAGCAGAAACTGCTGATGATCTTGAAGAAATTCGCGATCAGCGTTCAGACGTTAAAACAGAATTATCTGATTCTGAACAACAAGTTGCTTCCGTGTTAGAAGAGTTGGAGCAGTTAAAGAGTGAGATTGCAAGCAAAGAAAATGAATTAGAAGAGAAGCAGCAGGATATTGATGAGACAGATCAACAGATTGATGCTTTATTAGACGATATTGTTGTTTTAGAAGACGAAATGGAAGAGCTTGAAGAGAAGATAGAGGAACGTTTTGAGATATTACAAGATCGGATGGTAGCTGTGCAGCAATCCGGCGGAGACATCAATTATCTGGAAGTTCTCTTCGGTGCACAGAGCTTTGAAGACTTTATTTCACGCGCCAATGCAGTGAATAAAATAGCTGATTCCGATGCGAAATTAATTGAGCAGCAAGAAACGGACATCGCTTCTTTAGAAGACAAGCAGAAAGAAGAAACTGAGAAAATGAGTGCTTTGAATGATTTAAAAGATGATCAAAGCACAGCAAAAGAAAATATGGAAGTTGCACTTGCTGACAGCAATGCTCAAAAAGATGACCTGGAAACAAAGCAATCTGATTTAGAAGCGCTTGTAGAAGATCTGGAAATCACAGATTCACAATTAGCCTCTTTAGAAGCGGATACGCAAGCAGAATTGGCTGCTGCGGAAGAAAAAGCAAAAGAAGAGGAAGCAGCTAAGCTTGCAGCAGAGGAAGAAAAAGCTGCAGAAAAAGAAGAAGCAGAGAACGAGGAAGAAACGAAGATTCATCAGGAAAAAGAAACCAGTGTGGCATCTAAGACAATAACCAATGAACCGGAAGAAGAAGAGAAAGAAGAAAAAGAAGAAAAAGAAGAGGCTTCTGCCGAAAATAATACATCTGAGAAGAAAGAAGAACCTAAAGAAGAAACGAAAGATAACGATAAAGAAAAATCTTCTGAGCCAAAAGAACAATCAACCGAAAAAGAAGAAAAGAGCTCTAGTAAAGAAGAAGAAAGCTCTAATAAAGAAGAAAGTTCCGGAAAAACATTTACCGTTTCATCAACAGCTTATACAGCTGACTGTAGCGGATGTACCGGCCTTACAACAACTGGTTTTGATTTAAATAAAAACGCAGGTGCAAAAGTAATTGCGGTTGATTCAAGCGTTATTCCGCTTGGCAGTGTTGTAGAAGTAGAAGGCTATGGCGTAGCTGTAGCACGTGATACGGGCGGAGCAA